One Pseudomonas sp. FP1742 genomic window carries:
- a CDS encoding MoxR family ATPase, protein MKFEGTQAYVATDDLKLAVNAAITLERPLLVKGEPGTGKTMLAEQLAESFGAKLITWHIKSTTKAHQGLYEYDAVSRLRDSQLGVDKVHDVRNYLKKGKLWEAFESEERVILLIDEIDKADIEFPNDLLQELDRMEFYVYEIDETIKAKKRPIIIITSNNEKELPDAFLRRCFFHYIAFPDRVTLQKIVDVHYPDIKKDLVSEALDVFFDVRKVPGLKKKPSTSELVDWLKLLMADNIGEAVLRERDPTKAIPPLAGALVKNEQDVQLLERLAFMSRRGSR, encoded by the coding sequence ATGAAGTTCGAAGGCACCCAGGCCTACGTCGCCACCGATGACCTGAAGCTGGCGGTCAACGCCGCCATCACCCTGGAGCGGCCACTGCTGGTCAAGGGCGAGCCAGGCACCGGCAAGACCATGCTCGCCGAGCAACTGGCCGAGTCCTTCGGCGCCAAGTTGATTACCTGGCACATCAAGTCCACCACCAAGGCACATCAAGGCCTGTACGAGTACGACGCGGTCAGCCGCCTGCGGGATTCGCAACTGGGCGTGGACAAGGTTCACGACGTCCGTAACTACTTGAAAAAGGGCAAGCTCTGGGAGGCTTTCGAGTCCGAAGAGCGGGTGATTCTGCTGATCGACGAAATCGACAAGGCCGACATCGAGTTCCCCAACGACTTGCTGCAAGAACTCGACAGGATGGAGTTCTACGTTTACGAGATCGACGAGACCATCAAGGCCAAGAAGCGCCCGATCATCATCATTACCTCCAACAACGAGAAAGAGCTGCCGGACGCCTTCCTGCGCCGCTGCTTCTTCCACTACATCGCTTTCCCTGATCGCGTCACGCTGCAGAAGATCGTCGACGTGCACTACCCGGACATCAAGAAAGACCTGGTCAGCGAAGCGCTGGACGTGTTCTTCGACGTGCGCAAGGTGCCGGGCCTGAAGAAGAAACCCTCGACCTCCGAACTGGTGGACTGGCTGAAACTGTTGATGGCCGACAACATCGGTGAAGCGGTGCTGCGCGAGCGCGATCCGACCAAGGCTATTCCGCCGCTGGCCGGCGCCCTGGTGAAGAACGAACAGGACGTGCAATTGCTTGAGCGTCTGGCGTTCATGAGCCGTCGCGGCTCTCGCTAA
- a CDS encoding DUF748 domain-containing protein, with amino-acid sequence MKRRYSWPLWTLAGLFILLVALHIALPYLVRDYLNERLANMGDYRGQIADVDLALWRGAYKINGLKIVKVEGKVPVPFVNAPLIDLSVSWHSLWYDHAVVAKAQFDKPEVNFVDGGANKKNSQTGQGTDWRAQLEKLLPITLNEVRINDGRVTFHNFNSKPPVNLSATQVNASIYNLTNVVDTKGKRDARFDGKALLPGNAPLETTATFDPLSNFEDFEFRLRARDLELKRLNDFASAYGKFDFNAGHGDVVIEAKANKSQLTGYIKPLLRDVEVFSWQQDVENKDKGIFRSIWEALVGGTENVLKNQAKNQFATRVELRGNVHQRNISAFEAFLQILRNGFIQAFNAQYERPKPDAG; translated from the coding sequence ATGAAGCGTCGATACAGTTGGCCTCTGTGGACCCTCGCCGGCCTCTTTATATTGCTGGTTGCCCTGCACATCGCCCTGCCCTATCTGGTGCGTGACTACCTGAATGAGCGATTGGCCAACATGGGCGACTACCGCGGGCAGATTGCCGACGTGGATTTGGCCCTGTGGCGTGGCGCGTACAAAATCAACGGACTGAAAATCGTCAAGGTCGAGGGCAAGGTCCCGGTGCCGTTCGTCAACGCGCCATTGATCGATCTCTCCGTCAGTTGGCACTCGCTCTGGTACGACCACGCCGTGGTGGCCAAGGCGCAGTTCGACAAACCCGAGGTGAACTTCGTCGATGGCGGCGCCAACAAGAAAAACTCCCAGACCGGTCAGGGCACCGACTGGCGGGCACAGTTGGAAAAATTGCTGCCGATTACCCTGAACGAAGTGCGGATCAACGATGGCCGGGTCACCTTTCACAACTTCAATTCAAAACCACCCGTGAACCTGAGCGCTACTCAGGTCAATGCCAGCATTTACAACCTGACCAACGTAGTCGACACCAAAGGCAAACGCGATGCCCGTTTCGATGGCAAGGCGCTGTTACCGGGGAATGCACCGCTGGAAACAACGGCAACCTTCGATCCGCTGAGCAATTTCGAAGACTTCGAGTTCCGCCTGCGCGCCAGGGACCTTGAACTCAAACGCCTGAACGACTTCGCTTCGGCCTACGGCAAATTCGACTTCAATGCCGGCCATGGCGACGTGGTCATCGAGGCCAAAGCCAACAAGAGTCAACTCACCGGCTATATCAAGCCACTGTTGCGGGACGTCGAAGTGTTCAGCTGGCAACAGGACGTGGAGAACAAGGACAAAGGGATTTTCCGCTCCATCTGGGAAGCGCTTGTCGGCGGCACCGAGAACGTGCTGAAGAACCAGGCGAAAAACCAGTTCGCCACTCGCGTCGAACTCAGGGGCAACGTGCATCAGCGAAATATCAGCGCGTTCGAGGCGTTTTTACAGATTTTACGCAACGGTTTCATCCAGGCGTTCAATGCCCAGTACGAACGACCCAAACCGGATGCGGGATGA
- a CDS encoding LysR family transcriptional regulator, translating to MNLKFLETFVWVARLKSFRLTADKLFTTQASISSRIAVLESELGVKLFLRDSRGVSLTPEGLKVLEYAEQMMDTMHALKQAIETRSSKAGRVRIGVMDTVIHTWLSPLVAQMMDHYPLVEIELVADTALNLCDQLQKGFLDLILQTDLLRQESVRSLELASHPMGWIVASNSIYNREYSGVADLARERIITYSKNSRPHQDILSLMQANGVMAPRLNCVNSVSAITRLLRDGFGIGALSPVLVAEELARGELTLLAIDQRPANLPVVVSWRVGVEWVEEIVALCQQVVECYAQKVGEHYIVLSKPQARV from the coding sequence ATGAACCTGAAGTTTCTCGAGACCTTTGTCTGGGTTGCCCGACTCAAGAGTTTTCGCCTGACGGCAGACAAGCTCTTCACCACCCAGGCGTCGATTTCCAGCCGCATTGCCGTGCTCGAAAGTGAGCTTGGGGTGAAGCTGTTTCTGCGCGACTCCCGCGGCGTGAGCCTGACCCCCGAAGGCCTGAAAGTGCTCGAATATGCCGAGCAGATGATGGACACGATGCATGCACTCAAGCAGGCGATCGAGACACGCTCGAGCAAGGCCGGACGGGTGCGGATCGGCGTCATGGACACCGTGATCCACACCTGGCTCAGCCCGTTGGTGGCACAGATGATGGATCACTACCCGCTGGTGGAAATCGAGCTGGTGGCCGATACCGCGCTCAACCTCTGCGATCAGCTGCAAAAAGGCTTTCTCGATCTGATCCTGCAAACCGACCTGCTGCGCCAGGAAAGCGTGCGCAGCCTGGAGCTGGCCAGTCATCCGATGGGCTGGATCGTGGCCAGCAACTCCATCTACAACCGTGAGTATTCAGGTGTCGCCGACCTGGCGCGGGAGCGGATCATCACCTATTCGAAAAACTCCCGTCCGCATCAGGACATCTTGAGCCTGATGCAGGCCAACGGAGTCATGGCGCCACGGCTGAACTGCGTGAATTCGGTGTCGGCGATTACCCGATTGCTGCGGGACGGTTTCGGCATAGGCGCACTGTCGCCGGTGCTGGTGGCCGAGGAACTGGCCCGGGGAGAGTTGACCCTGCTGGCCATCGATCAGCGGCCAGCGAATTTGCCGGTGGTGGTGTCGTGGCGGGTGGGCGTGGAGTGGGTCGAAGAAATCGTGGCGCTGTGTCAGCAAGTCGTGGAGTGCTATGCGCAGAAAGTGGGCGAGCACTACATCGTCTTGAGCAAACCGCAGGCCAGAGTCTGA
- a CDS encoding 5-oxoprolinase subunit PxpA, which yields MSRLLLNCDIGESFGNWTMGLDAEVMPFIDCANIACGFHAGDPSIMRKTVSLALSNGVQIGAHPAYQDLVGFGRRSMAYTAQELQDLLHYQIGALDGICRAQGGRVSYVKPHGAMYNDMMANPAQLRTVIQAVAAYDRTLPLMLMATRDNSAAQQLGDEYGVTLWFEAFADRAYDSAGRLVSRQLPGAVHHDPEKIIEQALIIARGDNLTANDGSALHLRANTLCVHGDNASSVAAVRRIREALNQQSAS from the coding sequence GTGAGCCGCCTGCTATTGAATTGCGACATCGGCGAGAGTTTCGGCAACTGGACCATGGGTCTGGACGCCGAGGTCATGCCCTTCATCGATTGCGCCAACATCGCTTGCGGCTTCCACGCCGGCGACCCGAGCATCATGCGCAAGACCGTCAGCCTGGCCCTGAGCAACGGCGTGCAGATCGGCGCGCATCCGGCCTATCAGGACCTGGTCGGTTTCGGCCGCCGTTCCATGGCGTATACCGCCCAGGAACTGCAAGACCTGTTGCACTACCAGATCGGTGCCCTTGACGGCATTTGCCGGGCCCAGGGTGGGCGGGTGAGTTACGTCAAACCCCATGGCGCGATGTACAACGACATGATGGCCAACCCGGCGCAATTGCGTACGGTGATCCAGGCCGTGGCGGCTTATGACCGGACACTGCCGCTGATGCTGATGGCCACTCGCGACAACAGCGCCGCCCAGCAATTGGGCGACGAATACGGCGTGACCCTGTGGTTTGAAGCGTTCGCCGATCGCGCCTACGACAGCGCCGGCAGGCTGGTGTCGCGGCAATTGCCGGGAGCGGTGCATCACGATCCCGAAAAAATCATTGAACAGGCGCTGATCATTGCCCGCGGTGACAACCTCACGGCCAACGATGGCAGCGCCTTGCACTTGCGGGCCAATACCTTGTGCGTACACGGCGACAACGCCAGTTCGGTGGCCGCCGTGCGGCGTATTCGCGAGGCCTTGAATCAGCAGAGCGCATCATGA
- the pxpB gene encoding 5-oxoprolinase subunit PxpB: MKPRVEVVALDCLMVRLFDEIAEANMPWMLAASESLRAAFGEYLIDLVPSYTTLMVHYDLTALNPAQARELIAQALIDLSPNARTRGKCHVLPVWYDLSVGPELNLLSQRSGLAVNEVIRRHSEHEYQVFALGFAPGFAFMGLVEEVLAAPRLSTPRKKVAAGSVGIAERQTAAYPVVSPGGWNLIGRTPAKLFDRERDGYSLMQPGDTVRFEAVSHAEFINLGGDDTPLEAQA, from the coding sequence ATGAAGCCACGGGTAGAAGTGGTGGCGCTCGATTGCCTGATGGTGCGTCTGTTCGATGAAATTGCCGAGGCCAACATGCCGTGGATGCTGGCTGCCAGCGAAAGCCTGCGAGCTGCGTTCGGCGAGTATTTGATCGATCTGGTGCCGTCCTACACAACGTTGATGGTGCATTACGATCTGACGGCGTTGAATCCTGCTCAAGCCCGGGAGTTGATCGCCCAAGCCTTGATTGATTTGTCGCCCAACGCCCGCACCCGTGGCAAATGTCATGTGCTGCCGGTCTGGTATGACTTGAGCGTTGGTCCGGAATTGAACCTGTTGTCGCAACGCAGCGGGTTGGCGGTGAATGAAGTGATCCGCCGCCATAGCGAACACGAGTATCAGGTGTTCGCGCTGGGCTTCGCGCCGGGGTTCGCGTTCATGGGGTTGGTGGAAGAAGTGTTGGCCGCACCGCGTCTGAGTACTCCGCGTAAAAAAGTCGCTGCCGGCAGTGTCGGCATCGCCGAGCGCCAGACGGCGGCTTATCCGGTGGTGTCCCCCGGCGGCTGGAACTTGATCGGTCGCACCCCGGCCAAATTGTTTGACCGCGAACGTGACGGCTACAGCCTGATGCAACCGGGCGACACGGTGCGCTTCGAAGCGGTCAGCCATGCTGAATTCATCAACCTGGGCGGTGATGACACGCCGTTGGAGGCGCAGGCATGA
- a CDS encoding VWA domain-containing protein — MLLNLFNEMRAAKVPVSVRELLDLINALKQRVTFADMDEFYYLSRAILVKDERHFDKFDRAFSAYFNGLEKLDDHLQALIPEDWLRKEFERSLTDEERAAIQSLGGLDKLIEEFKKRLEEQKERHAGGNKWIGTGGTSPFGSGGFNPEGIRVGDAGKRQGKAVKVWDQREYKNLDDSVELGTRNIKVALRRLRKFARQGAAEELDIDGTIDHTARDAGLLNIQMRPERRNTVKLLLLFDIGGSMDAHVKICEELFSACKTEFKHLEYFYFHNFIYESVWKNNLRRTSERTATQDLLHKYGADYKVIFIGDAAMAPYEITQAGGSVEHWNEEAGYVWMQRFKEKYKKLIWINPYPKDTWGYTSSTNIVRDLIDDQMYPLTLRGLEEGMRFLSK, encoded by the coding sequence ATGCTGCTCAACCTGTTCAATGAAATGCGCGCGGCCAAGGTGCCGGTCTCGGTGCGCGAGCTGCTGGACCTGATCAACGCGCTGAAACAGCGCGTGACCTTCGCCGACATGGACGAGTTTTATTACCTGTCCCGGGCGATTCTGGTGAAGGACGAACGGCATTTCGACAAGTTCGACCGAGCCTTCAGTGCCTACTTCAATGGCCTGGAAAAACTCGACGATCACCTTCAGGCGTTGATCCCCGAAGACTGGCTGCGCAAGGAATTCGAGCGTTCCCTGACCGATGAAGAGCGGGCCGCGATCCAATCTCTCGGCGGCCTGGACAAGCTGATCGAAGAGTTCAAGAAGCGCCTGGAAGAACAGAAGGAACGCCATGCCGGCGGCAACAAATGGATCGGCACCGGCGGCACCAGCCCGTTCGGCTCCGGCGGTTTCAATCCGGAAGGCATTCGGGTCGGCGATGCCGGTAAGCGCCAGGGCAAAGCGGTGAAAGTCTGGGATCAGCGCGAGTACAAGAACCTCGACGACTCGGTGGAACTGGGCACGCGCAACATCAAGGTCGCCCTGCGTCGCTTGCGTAAATTCGCCCGTCAGGGCGCGGCGGAAGAACTGGACATCGACGGCACCATCGACCACACCGCGCGCGATGCCGGGTTGTTGAACATCCAGATGCGTCCGGAGCGGCGCAACACCGTCAAGCTGTTGCTGCTGTTCGACATCGGCGGCTCGATGGACGCCCACGTGAAGATCTGCGAAGAGTTGTTCTCGGCCTGCAAGACCGAGTTCAAGCATCTGGAGTACTTCTACTTCCACAACTTCATTTATGAATCGGTGTGGAAGAACAACCTGCGCCGCACCTCCGAGCGCACCGCCACTCAGGACCTGCTGCACAAGTACGGCGCCGACTACAAAGTGATCTTCATCGGCGACGCCGCCATGGCGCCCTATGAAATTACCCAGGCCGGCGGCAGCGTCGAGCACTGGAACGAAGAAGCCGGTTACGTGTGGATGCAGCGCTTCAAGGAAAAGTACAAGAAGCTCATCTGGATCAACCCGTACCCGAAAGACACCTGGGGCTATACCTCATCGACCAACATCGTGCGGGATTTGATCGATGATCAGATGTATCCGCTGACGTTGCGGGGGTTGGAGGAAGGGATGCGGTTTCTTTCCAAATAA
- a CDS encoding IucA/IucC family siderophore biosynthesis protein, which yields MRDYTQQQQQLLAHWSEALGTQAFQSHRITLDHLSNALEPAAQRCFQRLVQALFREELINPDTCEYDDTSRCWLPLGDGAHLCFEHLSSSRMNSWDVRGSIILHTPDKLPQKIQLPSELLAHLSTQLNPPASPQVLERLARELDDSFSNDTLCLAFHHGWTERLREQIDTGYDDNLLAWLKARPGHQNPTSLLEQWGTLGHPWHPNYKTKLGLSAAQVIAFSPEFEASFPIVLCALHRQYAHVEALAGTTDYWDWWQGHFPQAAEQLQRHLQQLGLDAKDYLPLPSHPWQAHEELPHSFANEIADNLLIVTDIVAFTGHPTMSFRTVLPQASRTAPMVKLPVALRLTSVQRTVSPRSARMGPRISQLILDILDQEPQIQRLLNIVPERIGVHYAPLPADDERSRHAAVLYRDNPLTLLQEGELAVPVGSLFAVNEFEQPLLRDWVRLARGSDDSEAMLTFFDDYLSIAVPSLLGIYLLYGVAFEAHQQNSFMVMGADGQLNRLLLRDFGDVRIDRKTLHAKGLDIQLHDPKMTLYDDSGFVRDKLLHTTFMCHLGELTLLCARHWNVPENILWERLAAHVAQCFETLRERVEPARWESERQALLEQDWPAKSFMRMRLLDSHADIVGRLSNPLRPNSHAR from the coding sequence ATGCGCGATTACACGCAACAACAGCAGCAATTGCTCGCTCACTGGAGCGAAGCTCTCGGCACTCAGGCTTTCCAGTCCCACCGCATCACGCTCGATCATTTGAGCAATGCACTGGAGCCCGCCGCCCAGCGCTGTTTCCAACGCCTGGTCCAGGCACTGTTCCGTGAAGAGCTGATCAACCCCGATACCTGCGAATATGACGACACCAGCCGCTGCTGGCTGCCGCTTGGCGATGGCGCGCATCTTTGCTTCGAGCATTTGTCCAGCAGCAGAATGAACAGCTGGGACGTACGCGGCAGCATCATCCTGCACACTCCCGACAAGCTGCCGCAAAAAATCCAGTTGCCCAGTGAACTGCTCGCTCACCTCAGCACTCAGCTCAACCCGCCAGCCTCCCCGCAGGTGCTGGAACGCCTGGCCCGGGAGCTGGATGACAGCTTCAGCAACGACACCCTGTGCCTGGCGTTCCACCATGGATGGACCGAGCGCCTGAGAGAGCAGATCGACACCGGGTACGACGACAATCTGCTCGCCTGGCTCAAAGCCAGGCCCGGCCACCAGAACCCGACTTCACTGCTCGAGCAGTGGGGCACCCTCGGCCATCCGTGGCACCCGAACTACAAGACCAAACTGGGTTTGAGCGCCGCTCAGGTCATCGCGTTCTCGCCAGAATTCGAAGCGAGTTTTCCGATCGTGCTGTGCGCCCTGCACCGCCAGTACGCGCACGTCGAAGCGCTGGCCGGCACCACCGATTACTGGGACTGGTGGCAAGGTCACTTCCCACAGGCCGCCGAGCAATTGCAACGCCATTTGCAGCAGCTGGGCCTGGATGCAAAGGACTACCTCCCGCTTCCGTCGCACCCATGGCAAGCCCATGAAGAGCTGCCCCATTCGTTCGCCAACGAGATCGCCGACAACCTGCTGATCGTCACTGACATCGTGGCGTTTACCGGCCACCCGACCATGTCCTTCCGCACGGTCCTGCCACAGGCCAGTCGCACGGCACCGATGGTCAAACTGCCGGTGGCCTTGCGCCTGACCAGCGTGCAGCGCACCGTGTCGCCGCGCTCGGCCCGGATGGGGCCGCGCATCAGCCAACTGATATTGGATATCCTCGATCAGGAGCCGCAGATTCAGCGTCTGCTGAACATCGTTCCAGAACGCATCGGCGTGCATTACGCACCACTGCCGGCCGATGACGAGCGCTCCCGGCATGCTGCCGTGCTGTATCGCGACAACCCGCTGACCCTGCTGCAAGAGGGCGAGTTGGCGGTGCCGGTCGGCAGCCTGTTCGCCGTCAACGAATTCGAACAACCGTTGCTGCGGGATTGGGTAAGACTGGCTCGGGGCAGTGACGACAGCGAGGCCATGCTGACGTTCTTCGATGATTACCTGTCGATTGCCGTACCGAGCCTGCTGGGCATTTACCTGCTGTATGGCGTGGCGTTCGAAGCGCATCAGCAAAACAGTTTCATGGTGATGGGCGCTGACGGGCAGTTGAATCGGCTGCTGTTGCGTGATTTCGGTGACGTTCGTATCGATCGCAAAACCCTGCACGCCAAGGGTCTGGATATCCAGTTGCACGATCCGAAAATGACCCTGTATGACGACTCAGGCTTTGTCCGCGACAAACTCCTGCACACCACCTTCATGTGCCACCTCGGCGAGCTGACGTTGCTTTGTGCCCGCCACTGGAATGTGCCGGAAAATATCCTTTGGGAGCGATTGGCCGCGCACGTTGCACAGTGCTTCGAGACCTTGCGCGAGCGCGTTGAACCGGCGCGCTGGGAAAGCGAGCGCCAGGCCTTGCTGGAACAGGATTGGCCCGCCAAATCGTTCATGCGCATGCGTTTGCTCGACAGTCATGCCGACATCGTCGGACGCCTGAGTAACCCGCTGCGACCCAACAGCCATGCTCGCTGA
- a CDS encoding MFS transporter produces the protein MSAPDTLDIPKATARPGPFDWYRNINKQERRTFWSCKIGYGLDGMDTQMLSFVVPPLIAMWGITTGQAGLIHTSTLIASAIGGWVAGILSDRIGRVRTLQLTVLWFAFFTFLCGFAQNYEQLLISRTLMGFGFGGEWTAGAVLMGEVIRAKDRGKAVGMVQSGWALGWGLTAILYALLFSLLPPEDAWRALFILGIVPAIFVIFVRRLVKDPEIYREAKARQEPSNPAKFYEIFAPGILFTTIRASILTTGALGGYYAITSWLPTFLKNERGLSVLGTGGYLAMVIIGSYIGYVISAYLTDILGRKKNFILFAVGSFTIVLLYTQLPVSNGVMLWLGFPLGFFASGIFSGMGSFLTELFPTRIRGSGQGFCYNIGRALAALFPLLIGLLSQKVPLSVGIGAFAAVSYGVVILAALSLPETRGKQLDAE, from the coding sequence ATGAGTGCGCCCGACACCCTCGACATCCCCAAGGCCACGGCTCGCCCGGGACCTTTCGACTGGTACCGCAACATCAACAAACAGGAGCGTCGCACGTTCTGGAGTTGCAAGATCGGCTATGGCCTGGACGGCATGGACACCCAGATGCTCAGCTTCGTGGTGCCGCCCCTGATTGCCATGTGGGGCATCACCACCGGCCAGGCCGGGCTGATTCACACCAGCACGCTGATCGCGTCGGCCATCGGTGGTTGGGTGGCGGGGATTCTCTCCGACCGCATTGGTCGGGTGCGCACCCTGCAACTGACGGTGTTGTGGTTCGCCTTCTTCACTTTCCTTTGCGGTTTCGCCCAGAACTACGAGCAACTGTTGATCAGCCGCACGTTGATGGGCTTCGGTTTCGGTGGTGAATGGACCGCTGGCGCGGTGCTGATGGGCGAAGTGATTCGCGCCAAGGACCGTGGCAAAGCCGTCGGCATGGTGCAATCGGGTTGGGCGTTGGGTTGGGGGCTGACAGCGATTCTGTATGCGCTGCTGTTCTCGCTGTTGCCACCCGAAGACGCCTGGCGGGCGCTGTTCATCCTGGGCATCGTGCCGGCGATTTTCGTGATCTTCGTTCGTCGTCTGGTCAAGGACCCGGAAATCTACCGCGAAGCCAAAGCCAGGCAAGAGCCAAGCAACCCGGCGAAGTTCTACGAGATTTTCGCCCCCGGCATCCTCTTCACCACGATTCGCGCTTCGATCCTGACCACCGGCGCACTCGGCGGCTACTACGCGATCACCTCCTGGCTGCCGACGTTTCTGAAAAACGAGCGCGGTTTGAGCGTACTCGGCACCGGCGGCTATCTGGCGATGGTCATCATCGGGTCCTACATCGGATATGTGATCAGCGCGTATTTGACGGACATCCTTGGTCGTAAAAAGAACTTCATTCTGTTCGCCGTCGGCTCGTTCACCATTGTGCTGCTCTACACCCAATTGCCCGTCAGTAATGGCGTGATGCTCTGGCTGGGCTTCCCCTTGGGCTTCTTCGCTTCAGGGATCTTCAGCGGCATGGGGTCGTTTCTGACCGAGTTGTTTCCCACGCGAATTCGCGGCTCGGGGCAGGGCTTTTGCTACAACATCGGTCGGGCGCTGGCGGCATTGTTCCCGCTGCTGATCGGTTTGCTCAGCCAGAAGGTGCCATTGAGCGTGGGAATCGGGGCTTTCGCGGCAGTGTCCTACGGGGTGGTGATCCTGGCGGCACTCAGCTTGCCGGAAACCCGTGGCAAACAACTCGACGCCGAATAA
- a CDS encoding biotin-dependent carboxyltransferase family protein, which yields MSRLTIEASTPLCLLQDAGRFGVRHLGVTQGGGLDWRSMSWANWLLGNGLDASVIEITLGGFSVLAEDDCLLALAGADLGAQIDGQSLAPWRSFKLSKGQRLQFTQPLLGARAYLAAPGGFDAPKVLGSTATVVREELGGLDGMGRALAKGASLKYSTEAPLLVRELPREHVPDFKLDAPLDLVLGAQIGEFSGQSLFDAFNSVWTLDSRADRMGIRLLGPALQYQGQPMISEGIPLGAVQVPPDGQPIVLLNDRQTIGGYPRLGALTPLALARLAQCLPGARVRLKPVVQDVAHREQVEYLRRFVNR from the coding sequence ATGAGCCGACTGACGATTGAAGCAAGTACACCGCTGTGCCTGTTGCAGGACGCCGGGCGATTTGGCGTGCGGCATCTGGGCGTGACCCAGGGCGGCGGGCTGGATTGGCGATCGATGTCGTGGGCCAATTGGCTGCTGGGCAACGGGCTGGATGCGTCGGTGATCGAAATCACCCTCGGCGGGTTCAGTGTGCTGGCCGAGGACGATTGTTTGCTGGCATTGGCCGGCGCCGATCTTGGGGCGCAGATTGACGGCCAGAGCCTGGCGCCGTGGCGCAGTTTCAAGCTGAGCAAAGGTCAGCGATTGCAGTTCACGCAACCGCTGCTCGGCGCCCGAGCGTACCTGGCCGCGCCGGGCGGGTTTGATGCGCCGAAGGTGCTGGGCAGCACTGCAACGGTGGTGCGTGAGGAACTCGGCGGCCTCGACGGTATGGGTCGGGCGTTGGCCAAAGGTGCCTCGTTGAAGTACTCCACCGAGGCGCCACTGCTGGTACGGGAGCTGCCGCGCGAGCACGTTCCGGACTTCAAACTCGATGCGCCTCTGGACCTGGTGCTCGGTGCGCAAATCGGTGAGTTCAGCGGGCAGAGCCTGTTTGATGCGTTCAACAGTGTCTGGACCCTCGACAGCCGCGCCGATCGCATGGGCATTCGTCTGTTGGGACCGGCGTTGCAGTATCAGGGCCAGCCGATGATTTCCGAAGGCATCCCGCTGGGCGCGGTCCAGGTGCCGCCGGATGGGCAGCCGATTGTGTTGCTCAATGACCGGCAGACCATTGGCGGGTATCCGCGGTTGGGGGCGTTGACACCGTTGGCGTTGGCGCGGCTGGCGCAGTGTTTGCCGGGGGCCAGGGTGCGGTTGAAGCCGGTGGTGCAGGACGTGGCGCATCGCGAACAAGTCGAGTATTTGCGGCGGTTTGTGAACCGCTAA